From a region of the Vibrio orientalis CIP 102891 = ATCC 33934 genome:
- the rbsC gene encoding ribose ABC transporter permease produces the protein MSTNTMSKPTDTHSKKLLSKDWLIEQKSLIALLFLIVVVSFLNPNFFTVDNILNILRQTSINAIIAVGMTLVILTAGIDLSVGSVLALCGAFAASLIAMEVPVLIAVPTALFAGAALGAISGVIIAKGKVQAFIATLVTMTLLRGVTMVYTDGRPISTGFTDTADAFAWFGTGYALGIPVPVWLMVIVFASVWYVLNHTRFGRYVYALGGNESATRLSGINVDRVKIGVYAICGLLAALAGIIVTSRLSSAQPTAGMGYELDAIAAVVLGGTSLMGGKGRIMGTLIGALIIGFLNNALNLLDVSSYYQMIAKAVVILLAVLVDNKNK, from the coding sequence ATGAGTACTAATACCATGAGCAAACCAACCGATACACACAGCAAGAAGCTGCTGAGCAAAGATTGGCTGATTGAGCAAAAGTCACTGATCGCACTATTGTTTTTAATCGTCGTGGTGTCGTTTTTAAACCCTAACTTTTTCACCGTCGACAATATTCTAAATATCTTACGCCAAACATCAATTAACGCGATTATTGCCGTTGGTATGACGCTGGTTATTTTAACCGCTGGTATCGACTTAAGTGTCGGGTCCGTCCTTGCTCTTTGTGGCGCGTTTGCCGCGAGTTTGATTGCGATGGAAGTGCCAGTGCTGATTGCAGTACCGACAGCGCTATTTGCTGGTGCCGCGCTCGGTGCGATTAGCGGCGTGATCATTGCCAAAGGTAAAGTGCAGGCATTTATTGCAACGTTGGTGACGATGACGTTATTGCGTGGTGTCACAATGGTCTACACCGACGGTCGACCAATCTCTACTGGCTTTACTGACACAGCAGACGCATTCGCTTGGTTTGGTACAGGTTACGCATTGGGTATTCCTGTTCCTGTATGGCTGATGGTGATTGTATTTGCTTCCGTTTGGTATGTACTTAACCACACTCGTTTTGGCCGCTATGTCTACGCTCTCGGCGGTAATGAATCGGCGACTCGCCTTTCAGGCATTAACGTTGATCGAGTGAAGATTGGCGTGTACGCAATCTGTGGTCTTCTGGCAGCGCTTGCAGGCATTATCGTTACTTCTCGTCTCTCTTCTGCGCAGCCGACCGCTGGTATGGGTTACGAGCTAGATGCGATTGCTGCAGTTGTACTCGGCGGTACCAGTTTGATGGGTGGTAAAGGCCGTATTATGGGAACCTTAATTGGTGCACTGATCATCGGTTTCTTGAATAACGCTCTGAACCTACTTGATGTTTCTTCTTACTACCAAATGATTGCTAAAGCAGTGGTAATCCTGCTTGCGGTACTGGTGGATAACAAAAATAAGTAA
- the rbsB gene encoding ribose ABC transporter substrate-binding protein RbsB, translated as MKKLATLISAALLSSTVSVSAQAQDTMAIVLSTLNNPFFVTMKDGAEAKAKELGYDLIVLDSQNDPSKELSNIEDLTIRGVKAILINPTDSDAVSNAIRMANRSNIPVLTLDRGASRGEVVSHIASDNVVGGEMAGNYIVEKVGMKAKVIQLEGIAGTSAARERGEGFMNAVKGSDMNVLASQPADFDRTKGLNVMENLLAANPDVQAVFAQNDEMALGALRAVQASGKDVMIVGFDGTDDGIAAVNRGKLSATIAQQPDLIGALGIETADKVLKGTTVEHYIPVPLKVITK; from the coding sequence ATGAAAAAACTCGCAACTCTTATTTCTGCTGCACTTCTTTCATCAACCGTTTCTGTTTCAGCGCAGGCACAAGACACGATGGCAATCGTACTGTCGACACTGAACAACCCATTTTTTGTCACGATGAAAGATGGTGCGGAAGCGAAAGCAAAAGAGCTTGGCTACGACCTGATTGTTCTCGATTCGCAGAATGATCCAAGTAAAGAGCTTTCAAACATTGAAGATCTTACTATCCGTGGCGTGAAAGCGATCCTGATTAACCCAACTGATTCTGATGCGGTTTCGAATGCGATTCGTATGGCTAACCGTTCTAACATTCCAGTGCTGACACTTGACCGTGGTGCGAGCCGTGGTGAAGTTGTGAGCCACATTGCTTCTGATAACGTGGTAGGCGGCGAGATGGCTGGTAACTACATTGTCGAAAAAGTGGGTATGAAAGCGAAGGTTATCCAACTAGAGGGTATTGCGGGTACATCAGCGGCGCGTGAGCGTGGCGAAGGTTTCATGAATGCTGTGAAAGGTAGTGACATGAACGTACTAGCGAGTCAGCCCGCTGATTTTGACCGCACTAAAGGCCTAAACGTAATGGAAAACCTACTGGCGGCTAACCCTGATGTGCAAGCGGTATTTGCTCAGAATGACGAAATGGCACTTGGTGCACTACGTGCTGTTCAGGCATCTGGTAAAGACGTCATGATCGTTGGCTTTGATGGCACAGATGATGGCATTGCAGCCGTTAACCGTGGCAAGCTATCAGCAACGATTGCACAGCAGCCAGATCTGATTGGTGCACTAGGTATCGAAACTGCGGACAAAGTGTTGAAAGGTACGACTGTTGAACACTACATCCCAGTACCTCTGAAAGTCATTACTAAGTAG
- the rbsK gene encoding ribokinase produces the protein MNKLVVLGSVNADHVLQVPSFPRPGETLHGRNYQVIPGGKGANQAVAAARLKADTGFIACVGDDAFGINIRENFKMDNINITGVKMQPNCPTGIAMIQVSDSGENSICISAEANAKLTAEAIEPDLERIRQANYLLMQLETPMCGIEKAAQVAKDARTNVILNPAPARELPDSLLACVDVITPNETEAEVLTGVTVTDNDSAQEAANALHRKGIEIVMITLGAKGVWLSQNGRGELIPGFKVDATDTTAAGDTFNGALVTGLLEDLPLESAIKFAHAAAAISVTRFGAQTSIPTRDEVDAFLEQQI, from the coding sequence ATGAATAAGTTAGTGGTTTTAGGTAGTGTTAACGCTGACCATGTTCTTCAAGTGCCTTCTTTTCCTCGCCCTGGCGAGACGTTGCATGGTCGAAACTATCAAGTTATTCCTGGTGGTAAAGGGGCAAACCAAGCTGTGGCGGCTGCCCGCTTGAAAGCAGACACCGGTTTTATCGCCTGTGTGGGTGATGATGCGTTTGGTATTAATATTCGTGAAAACTTCAAGATGGATAATATCAATATCACGGGTGTGAAAATGCAGCCAAATTGCCCGACAGGTATTGCGATGATCCAAGTGTCAGACAGTGGTGAAAACAGTATTTGCATTTCAGCAGAGGCAAACGCCAAATTAACCGCTGAAGCGATTGAGCCTGATCTTGAACGTATTCGTCAAGCAAACTACTTGTTGATGCAGCTAGAAACACCTATGTGTGGTATTGAAAAAGCAGCGCAAGTAGCAAAAGATGCTCGCACCAATGTGATTTTGAACCCAGCACCAGCACGTGAACTACCAGATTCACTGCTTGCGTGTGTGGATGTGATCACCCCAAATGAGACTGAAGCGGAAGTGCTGACGGGTGTGACCGTGACGGATAACGATAGTGCTCAAGAAGCAGCTAATGCACTGCATCGTAAAGGTATTGAGATCGTTATGATCACCTTAGGGGCTAAGGGCGTGTGGCTGAGTCAAAATGGGCGCGGTGAACTCATTCCTGGCTTCAAAGTGGATGCGACTGACACCACAGCGGCGGGAGATACTTTTAATGGGGCATTGGTCACTGGTCTATTAGAAGATTTGCCTTTAGAATCAGCGATTAAGTTTGCTCATGCAGCTGCAGCTATCTCAGTGACTCGATTTGGTGCTCAAACCTCGATTCCGACACGTGATGAAGTGGATGCATTTCTAGAACAACAAATCTAA
- a CDS encoding substrate-binding domain-containing protein, whose translation MATMKDIAKLAGVSTSTVSHVINKSRYVSEEISERVNNAARELNYRPSALARSLKVNRTKTIGMLVTTSTNPFFGEVVKGVERSCYHQGYNLILCNTEGDNERMRGSIDTLLQKRVDGLILMCSSLEGERIDVFEQYPDIPVVVMDWGPMLFTSDKIQDNSLRGGYLAAKHLIDCGHKQIGCITGPLVKHQAQMRYEGYKRAINEAGLTFNADWIVESDFECEGGYDAFNRIYAKGKLPSAIFVCNDMMAMGVINAAHEKGVHIPQDLSIIGYDDIHIAKFMTPSLTTIHQPKYRLGKAAVEALLNKVEGGSTDAQVVQLEPTLVERSTVLTLN comes from the coding sequence ATGGCGACAATGAAGGATATTGCCAAACTGGCCGGAGTATCGACTTCTACAGTTAGCCATGTCATTAACAAATCTCGATACGTCAGTGAAGAGATCTCTGAGCGCGTCAACAACGCGGCACGAGAGCTCAATTACCGTCCTTCCGCACTTGCTCGCAGCCTTAAAGTGAATCGCACTAAAACCATTGGTATGTTGGTGACTACTTCAACTAACCCGTTCTTTGGTGAGGTAGTTAAAGGTGTCGAGCGCAGTTGTTACCATCAAGGTTATAACCTGATCTTGTGCAATACCGAAGGGGATAATGAGCGCATGCGCGGTTCGATTGATACTCTTTTGCAAAAGCGTGTCGACGGATTGATCTTGATGTGTTCTTCGCTTGAAGGCGAGCGCATTGATGTCTTTGAGCAGTACCCTGACATCCCGGTTGTTGTGATGGACTGGGGGCCTATGCTGTTCACCAGTGACAAGATTCAAGATAATTCATTGCGTGGCGGTTACCTAGCGGCAAAGCACTTAATTGATTGTGGACACAAGCAGATTGGTTGTATCACTGGTCCATTAGTCAAGCATCAAGCCCAGATGCGTTATGAAGGCTATAAACGCGCCATCAACGAAGCAGGATTGACATTCAATGCAGATTGGATTGTCGAGTCTGACTTTGAATGTGAAGGTGGCTATGACGCCTTTAATCGCATCTATGCCAAAGGCAAACTACCAAGTGCTATCTTCGTCTGTAACGATATGATGGCGATGGGCGTGATTAACGCTGCCCATGAAAAAGGTGTTCATATTCCGCAAGACCTCTCCATAATTGGTTATGATGACATTCATATTGCCAAGTTCATGACTCCCTCGCTTACCACTATCCACCAACCTAAATATCGCCTAGGTAAGGCCGCAGTAGAAGCTCTACTTAATAAGGTTGAAGGTGGCTCTACCGACGCTCAAGTGGTTCAATTAGAGCCGACACTTGTCGAGCGTTCAACAGTACTCACTCTTAACTAA
- a CDS encoding DUF3369 domain-containing protein: protein MELFADYDKNESNTEPTTSQSKPVEPWIVLLVDDDEQVHQITRLALSGFTFDGRPLQLISAFSAQEAKETYHQHTGIALALVDVVMESDHAGLELVKYLREEVQDRLIRVVLRTGQAGQAPEDVVIREYEIDDYKEKTELTIQKLKTLLYSMLRAYRDLCLIDAQKTGLKKVIESSAKVQNTTTLQAYATSVLEQLTSLLQLERSAFYCVVKPRPDGEPSRALTLAATGDYVDCYSECAIEKLPEEVASRCQTVLEERRSQHFGDAFVFYAHDEQAVDSLLYVNFHQVLSELDIQLLEIYMQNIGLTFENLNLMLDIRETSKELVYSLANAVEARSRETGAHVQRVSIFCEKLALLYGLSSEEANMIKHAAPLHDVGKVAVPDSILHKPGKLDAREWEEMKKHVDYGVEILDRSTRRLIVKAKEIAAFHHEKWDGSGYPNALAGEGIPISGRIAALADVFDALGSKRSYKEPWGDEQIKQEIVSQKGKHFEPKLVDLLLEHWEEFIEVRQSLPD from the coding sequence ATGGAATTGTTTGCAGACTACGATAAGAATGAGAGTAATACTGAACCGACTACAAGTCAGAGCAAGCCAGTTGAGCCTTGGATTGTTCTACTTGTTGATGACGATGAACAGGTGCATCAAATTACCCGATTAGCACTGTCGGGCTTCACTTTCGACGGTCGTCCATTACAGCTTATTTCTGCCTTTTCCGCACAAGAAGCCAAAGAAACCTATCATCAACACACGGGTATTGCCCTTGCGTTGGTTGATGTGGTTATGGAGAGCGATCACGCTGGACTTGAACTGGTAAAGTACTTGAGAGAAGAGGTTCAAGATAGGCTAATCCGCGTGGTTCTTCGGACTGGGCAAGCAGGGCAGGCACCCGAAGATGTGGTCATCCGCGAATATGAGATTGATGACTATAAAGAGAAAACCGAGCTCACAATCCAGAAACTAAAAACGCTGCTTTACTCGATGTTGAGAGCGTATCGAGACTTATGCTTAATTGATGCGCAAAAAACAGGCTTGAAGAAAGTGATTGAGTCGTCTGCTAAGGTGCAAAACACGACAACACTTCAAGCATATGCGACCTCAGTGTTGGAGCAACTGACCTCGTTGTTGCAGTTGGAGAGATCTGCATTTTACTGCGTGGTAAAACCTCGACCTGATGGTGAACCTTCTCGCGCCCTTACCTTAGCCGCAACGGGTGACTATGTTGATTGCTATAGCGAATGTGCGATTGAAAAGCTACCTGAAGAGGTCGCGAGTCGCTGTCAAACGGTCTTAGAGGAGCGCCGTTCACAGCATTTTGGTGATGCATTTGTTTTTTACGCCCATGATGAACAGGCCGTCGATAGCTTGTTATACGTTAACTTTCATCAAGTCTTATCTGAGCTAGACATCCAACTGCTCGAAATCTACATGCAAAACATTGGACTGACGTTTGAGAATTTAAACTTGATGTTAGATATTCGTGAAACCTCTAAAGAGCTGGTTTATAGCCTCGCCAATGCGGTAGAAGCGCGTAGCCGTGAGACGGGCGCGCACGTGCAACGGGTCTCCATTTTTTGTGAGAAACTTGCGTTGCTGTATGGCCTTAGCTCTGAAGAGGCCAACATGATCAAACATGCTGCACCGCTCCATGATGTGGGCAAAGTGGCCGTGCCGGATTCCATTCTTCATAAACCCGGAAAATTAGATGCCCGTGAATGGGAAGAAATGAAAAAGCATGTCGATTATGGCGTCGAGATCTTAGATCGCTCAACACGTCGCTTGATTGTTAAAGCGAAAGAGATTGCTGCTTTCCACCATGAAAAGTGGGACGGTAGTGGCTATCCAAACGCGTTAGCTGGTGAAGGCATCCCAATTAGCGGCAGGATTGCAGCTCTAGCGGATGTGTTCGATGCACTGGGCTCTAAGCGCAGCTATAAAGAGCCTTGGGGTGATGAACAAATCAAGCAAGAGATCGTTAGCCAAAAGGGTAAACACTTCGAACCTAAGCTGGTGGACTTGTTACTAGAGCACTGGGAAGAGTTTATCGAGGTACGTCAGTCGTTGCCGGACTGA
- a CDS encoding sensor histidine kinase codes for MSRTKQIEESQTNPFYSRIGRRIILIMVLLSGAITLLTTLLQLSWDYKKEFNTVKQRQIEVRDVHAPLIATLLWDFDLIALQQEIDGLVNLPRVDYLKITSGDYSFQSGKEVLTNSISKQYPLVYHHPNTTRFEEIGQIHIQSDAQEIYNYLIWQAIYTLSLNAAKTFLVCFLILIVFHKSINRRIFSIAQYLREYNPRHPAKPIKLEHLTWITEKEDELDWLADETNKITHNVTKLYGNIKNEQERLAEFAHISSDWLWETDASGALIYCSESMRAALKIATNTKPMLEEIPALAQCKSLCRRLRNHYNISMCEEAITLNDKQVFLLFKAKARFEGETFVGFRGTAINITELKLTQIEMEELNENLEKTVAIRTQDLEQSMQQLKQTQEQLIESEKLAALGGLVAGVAHEVNTPLGIAVTATSVIQDVVGEANQAFTSQTLTSEQFRDLLDSLTESGTMLENNLNRAAKLIKDFKQTAVDQVSESRSQFNVHQVLEALITSLHPETRKVPVIPLLEGDASLAMNSLPGVLTQVISNLIMNSINHAFDDVTEAKIIIHFKQDQNNIILEYRDNGAGIDATFHQKIFEPFYTTKRGKGGSGLGLNLVFNLVKQKLKGELAFESELGSGVLFQLILPKELPLELPNQSGND; via the coding sequence ATGAGTCGAACGAAACAGATAGAAGAAAGTCAGACTAACCCCTTCTATAGCCGAATCGGCAGAAGAATTATATTGATCATGGTTTTGCTAAGCGGTGCGATTACGTTACTCACGACACTATTACAGCTTTCATGGGACTATAAAAAAGAGTTTAATACCGTCAAACAGCGCCAAATCGAAGTACGAGATGTCCACGCCCCGTTAATCGCAACCCTACTCTGGGACTTCGACCTTATTGCACTTCAACAAGAAATCGATGGCCTTGTCAATTTACCTAGGGTTGATTATCTCAAAATCACAAGTGGTGACTATTCCTTTCAATCCGGTAAGGAAGTACTTACAAACTCAATATCAAAACAGTACCCACTAGTCTATCATCACCCCAACACAACTCGCTTTGAAGAGATCGGGCAAATACACATCCAATCCGACGCTCAAGAGATATACAACTACCTCATATGGCAAGCGATCTATACCTTAAGCTTAAACGCCGCTAAGACCTTCTTGGTCTGTTTTCTGATTTTGATTGTGTTCCATAAAAGCATCAATCGGCGCATCTTTTCTATTGCTCAGTATCTACGTGAATACAATCCAAGACATCCAGCCAAACCGATAAAGCTCGAGCACCTCACGTGGATTACTGAAAAGGAAGATGAACTTGACTGGCTGGCCGACGAAACGAATAAGATTACCCATAACGTCACCAAACTTTATGGCAACATAAAAAATGAACAAGAACGTTTAGCGGAGTTTGCGCATATATCATCAGACTGGTTATGGGAGACCGATGCTAGCGGCGCGCTAATATACTGTTCAGAAAGCATGCGCGCCGCGTTAAAAATCGCCACTAATACCAAACCTATGTTGGAAGAGATACCGGCATTGGCACAATGTAAATCTCTCTGTCGCCGGCTTCGAAACCATTACAACATCTCAATGTGCGAGGAGGCGATTACGCTCAACGATAAACAAGTTTTCCTGCTATTCAAGGCCAAGGCTCGCTTTGAAGGGGAGACATTTGTTGGCTTTCGTGGCACAGCAATTAACATTACAGAACTTAAGCTCACTCAAATTGAGATGGAGGAACTCAACGAAAACCTTGAAAAAACCGTTGCGATTCGTACTCAAGACCTTGAGCAAAGTATGCAACAGCTCAAACAGACCCAAGAGCAATTGATTGAATCTGAAAAGCTGGCCGCTCTGGGCGGTTTAGTGGCCGGGGTCGCCCATGAAGTGAACACCCCTCTGGGCATCGCGGTAACGGCAACTTCGGTTATTCAAGATGTGGTCGGTGAAGCAAACCAAGCATTTACCTCTCAGACACTGACGTCAGAGCAATTTCGCGACCTGTTAGACAGCTTGACAGAAAGCGGTACGATGCTTGAGAACAATCTCAATCGAGCCGCTAAACTCATCAAGGACTTTAAGCAAACCGCAGTGGACCAAGTGTCTGAGAGTCGTAGCCAGTTTAACGTTCACCAAGTTCTTGAAGCTTTGATCACGAGTCTTCACCCAGAAACACGGAAAGTGCCCGTTATCCCCTTACTCGAAGGTGATGCATCATTGGCGATGAACAGCCTTCCAGGCGTACTGACTCAAGTGATATCAAACCTTATCATGAATAGTATCAATCACGCCTTTGACGACGTGACTGAGGCAAAAATCATCATTCATTTTAAACAAGATCAAAACAACATCATTCTAGAGTATCGAGACAATGGCGCTGGCATTGATGCGACATTTCACCAGAAGATTTTTGAGCCTTTCTACACCACTAAACGCGGCAAGGGTGGCTCAGGGTTGGGATTGAACTTGGTGTTTAACCTTGTCAAACAAAAGCTCAAAGGAGAACTCGCCTTTGAGTCTGAGTTAGGGAGCGGAGTGTTATTCCAATTAATCCTGCCGAAAGAGTTGCCTTTAGAGTTACCGAATCAGTCCGGCAACGACTGA
- a CDS encoding ABC transporter substrate-binding protein has product MRLLVVLLLVVTTNAFAMKVMLIESYHAEYPWDVSYVKGLEQTMLPSVTLETFQMNTKRLPKSEFERKANEAFEAYQQLKPEIVILGDDNALAYMLPKLYDEDISIVFLGINSNPRQLFRQYKGKAKITGVLERPLFVKSLGELRSMFPDEPFKVRVMFDSGVTSQIAKEHIDNQYRLIRDNLGIDAEILAIGTRQEWRNSVLNAKEEGVSVIIVGLYHTLVDESGENVPALQVINWTSEHSPLPIFAFWDFAVGEDKAAGGIVLYGYSQGEIAGSLVNKIVNGESASSLPIQIGNKGSAIYSQVAMEKWGLTAPSHWKPID; this is encoded by the coding sequence ATGCGTCTGTTGGTTGTTTTGCTATTGGTGGTCACGACAAACGCGTTTGCGATGAAAGTGATGCTTATCGAAAGCTATCACGCTGAATACCCGTGGGACGTTAGTTATGTCAAAGGGCTAGAGCAAACAATGCTGCCTTCGGTGACTCTTGAAACGTTTCAAATGAACACCAAGCGGTTACCTAAGAGTGAATTTGAACGGAAAGCAAATGAGGCCTTTGAAGCGTATCAGCAACTCAAACCAGAGATCGTCATACTCGGTGACGACAATGCGTTAGCTTACATGTTGCCTAAACTTTATGATGAAGATATATCGATTGTTTTCTTGGGTATCAACTCGAATCCTAGACAGCTCTTTCGCCAATATAAAGGCAAAGCAAAAATAACCGGAGTATTAGAACGACCGTTATTTGTTAAGTCTCTTGGTGAACTAAGAAGTATGTTTCCTGACGAGCCTTTCAAAGTGAGGGTGATGTTTGACTCTGGCGTCACTTCCCAGATCGCGAAAGAGCATATCGACAACCAATACCGTTTAATCAGAGACAATTTAGGTATTGATGCCGAGATTCTAGCCATTGGTACTCGCCAGGAGTGGCGCAATAGTGTTTTGAATGCCAAAGAGGAAGGGGTTAGTGTGATTATTGTTGGTCTCTATCACACACTCGTTGATGAGTCTGGTGAAAACGTACCAGCCCTACAAGTGATCAATTGGACAAGCGAGCACTCACCTTTGCCTATTTTTGCATTTTGGGATTTTGCTGTGGGAGAGGATAAAGCAGCAGGAGGCATCGTTCTGTATGGATACAGTCAAGGTGAAATAGCGGGTTCCTTGGTTAACAAAATTGTAAATGGGGAGTCGGCTAGCAGTTTGCCGATTCAGATCGGAAACAAGGGTAGCGCTATTTACTCACAGGTGGCCATGGAGAAATGGGGTTTGACGGCTCCAAGTCATTGGAAGCCTATTGATTAG
- a CDS encoding chemotaxis protein — MSVSSSTILTESGTNELEIIEFHLVKQMPDGSKKTCYYGINVAKVREVIQVPETTDYPNAQPHMIGVFSSRDVLTPLVDLAGWLGVPTNSELERKFVIVTDFNNMTNGFLIDSISRIHRISWNDVESPSQFLEAGEQDCVVAVVRKDGNLIMILDFEKIIADINPELSMEKYDVTLDKSVDLNQRMVAKRNAKTVMVVDDSAFIRSMIQDTLSSAGYNIIACKDGGEAHEKLMSLIEVAKRENLPISELIDGVVTDVEMPRMDGMHLVKRLRDSEAYAELPIVMFSSLMSEDNRAKALALGANDTITKPEIGRMVAMMDKYIF, encoded by the coding sequence ATGAGTGTATCAAGTAGTACGATACTGACCGAAAGTGGTACTAATGAACTAGAGATTATCGAGTTTCACCTAGTGAAACAGATGCCTGATGGTAGCAAAAAAACCTGTTACTACGGTATCAACGTTGCGAAGGTTCGTGAGGTCATTCAAGTGCCGGAAACGACCGACTACCCGAATGCTCAACCCCATATGATCGGTGTATTTTCATCACGTGACGTGTTGACACCGTTGGTTGATTTAGCGGGTTGGCTAGGCGTGCCGACCAATAGTGAACTTGAACGTAAGTTTGTTATTGTCACCGACTTTAACAATATGACTAATGGTTTCTTGATCGATTCGATTAGCCGTATTCACCGAATTTCTTGGAATGATGTTGAGTCTCCGAGCCAGTTCTTAGAGGCGGGTGAACAAGATTGTGTGGTTGCCGTCGTCCGTAAAGATGGCAATCTGATCATGATTTTAGATTTTGAGAAGATCATTGCTGATATCAACCCAGAGCTGAGCATGGAGAAGTATGATGTCACTCTTGATAAAAGTGTGGATTTAAATCAGCGTATGGTTGCCAAGCGTAATGCAAAAACGGTGATGGTAGTGGATGATTCCGCTTTCATTCGTTCAATGATTCAAGACACATTGAGCTCTGCGGGCTATAACATTATTGCGTGTAAAGATGGCGGAGAAGCGCACGAGAAGTTAATGAGTTTGATCGAGGTTGCTAAGCGAGAAAACCTCCCAATCAGTGAATTGATTGATGGGGTTGTGACTGATGTAGAAATGCCACGTATGGATGGGATGCACTTAGTCAAACGCCTACGCGATAGTGAAGCGTATGCAGAACTTCCGATTGTGATGTTCTCTTCATTGATGAGTGAAGACAATAGGGCAAAAGCACTGGCATTAGGGGCAAATGATACGATCACTAAGCCAGAGATTGGTCGCATGGTCGCAATGATGGATAAGTATATTTTTTAG